AATGTCTTCGCACCCTCGCCCCTGAAATAAGCGAGCAACGCTCAGATCAGCGCAAGTCACTTCTCAACAGGTCGACCATCGCCTTGACGGCGCGCTCCTGCATGGCTCTCAGACCGTCAGCAGATTCTTTCTGCGCGGCGCGGACAGCGGTATAGTCACGCGCCTCTGGCCCGGTCAGGCGCACCACATTGCTCTGGACCGTGAAGTGCGTCTCGGGCAGGCTGCCCAGATGGCGCTCGGCGTCCTTGTGTCGCGCGCTCAGGAAGGCCTGCAGCAGACCGCCCTTTGCGCTGCGTTCCATCAGTTCGCGTTGCAGAGCACGGTCCTTGATGCCCTGAATGGCGTCCCAGGCAGCGTCGCCCAGCAGTTGCGCGGCGTTGACCGGCTGCGCGTACTCGGCGGCCGTGACCTCCTGCCCGTTCTCGGTGCGCCGCCAGAGGCGCAGGAACAGGCCGCGCTCGGAGGTCCAGAGGGTCTCGAAGTCACGCGCGTCCTCAATCAGCACGCGCAGTTGTGCCGCGCTCTTGATCGGCGTCCGGTATCCTTCACCCAGCACGCTCCAGTCACTCAGACCGTCGGCATTCGGGGCGCTGAGGCTGGCGTAACTGCGGGCAAGATGTTCAGCGTCCTCACCTGCACGCCCCACCAGGGTCTTGCCCGCAAAGAATTGAAGCTCACCCGCGTCCGTCAGGACAGCACGGTGATCCAAATGGTGCAGGCCATAGCCCCAGCGGTCCAGCGCTTCCCGCAACAGGGCGGTCAGCCGGGCGTCGGCGGTGGCCGGGTCCGCGACGATCCCGGCGACATCGGCGTCAATCTGGGCTGTGGTCAGCAGCCGCTGAAATCCAGTAACGTCGCCGGATGCCGTCTGGCTGGTTTTTCCCTCAGGCATGGCCACATCGGGCGCTGGGGAAGCCCCCTCCTTGCGGCGGCCCCCAGATTGGCGATTGACGGATTGGCGGCTAGATGTTTCGCTCATATCATAATGATAGTGCATTTTGGCTGTGCTGTCTGTGCCTTGATCGCTGGCAGCTCATGCTCTGGACTCCGTCTGGCTGGGCGTCAGGAGCCTGACTGCCACCTCGTCGTGACCTCATCAGGCCATCTTCGCAGGCAGCCACTCCGGGCGGGCGCTCAGGGGGGAGGGCCGATCCACGCGGCTGTGCACTGGCAGGGTGCGTTCCGCTGCAGCGGCGTCCAGCACTGTTTGCATCACGTCCAGCACATGGTAGGCCAGCTCGCCACTGGCGCGGTGGGGAACCCCGAGAGCCACCGCCTCCAGCATGTCAGCCAGGCCGATGCCGCGCGCATTGTCCTGAAAGGGACGGCTCAGCTCGATGGTCTCCCAGTGATCCTCGCCTGCCCCGCGCACCCGCAATGGTCCCCCGAAGGTGTTGGGATCGGGCAGGCTGAGCGTGCCCGCCGTGCCGTAAATCTCGATGCGCGGCAGCTCGCTGGCCTGCACGTCGAAGCTGGCGATAAAGGTAGCCACCGGTCCGTTCGCTGGCGCGTTGGTCTCCTGTCCTTCAAAGGTCAGCTGGGCGGTCACGTGGGTGGGAGTCTGTACGGGCACACGATGGCCCTGCCTGACCCCGCTGCCGATCATGCGCTCGGTCTGGGCACTGACAGCGCTTCCCCCCACCTGCGTCACGCTACCCAGCAGGTTGACCAGCGCCGTTAGGTAGTACGGGCCCATGTCGAACAGCGGCCCCGCGCCAGGCTGGTAGAAAAATTCGGGGTCCGGATGCCAGCTCTCCGGTCCGCTCCCCAGCATGAAGGCGGTGGCGGCCACCGGACGGCCAATGCGGCCTGCGTCCAGCAGCTCGCGGGCGGTTTGCAGGCCCGCGCCCAGAAAAGTATCGGGGGCACAGCCCACCCGCAGGCCCTGCGTCCGCGCCGCCTCCAGAATGGCCTG
The genomic region above belongs to Deinococcus humi and contains:
- a CDS encoding DNA repair protein, whose translation is MSETSSRQSVNRQSGGRRKEGASPAPDVAMPEGKTSQTASGDVTGFQRLLTTAQIDADVAGIVADPATADARLTALLREALDRWGYGLHHLDHRAVLTDAGELQFFAGKTLVGRAGEDAEHLARSYASLSAPNADGLSDWSVLGEGYRTPIKSAAQLRVLIEDARDFETLWTSERGLFLRLWRRTENGQEVTAAEYAQPVNAAQLLGDAAWDAIQGIKDRALQRELMERSAKGGLLQAFLSARHKDAERHLGSLPETHFTVQSNVVRLTGPEARDYTAVRAAQKESADGLRAMQERAVKAMVDLLRSDLR
- a CDS encoding Gfo/Idh/MocA family protein — translated: MTHSIGIIGSGNISSAYLKIAHELGLFRVAGITDLDPARAQAQASVHGSRALGLDELLSDPEIGAVVNLTPPGAHAAMSLAALNAGKHVYSEKPLAITREDGQAILEAARTQGLRVGCAPDTFLGAGLQTARELLDAGRIGRPVAATAFMLGSGPESWHPDPEFFYQPGAGPLFDMGPYYLTALVNLLGSVTQVGGSAVSAQTERMIGSGVRQGHRVPVQTPTHVTAQLTFEGQETNAPANGPVATFIASFDVQASELPRIEIYGTAGTLSLPDPNTFGGPLRVRGAGEDHWETIELSRPFQDNARGIGLADMLEAVALGVPHRASGELAYHVLDVMQTVLDAAAAERTLPVHSRVDRPSPLSARPEWLPAKMA